The following are encoded together in the Capsulimonas corticalis genome:
- the rnpM gene encoding RNase P modulator RnpM, translated as MKQRHVPLRTCVVCRETSAKRTLLRIVREPGDEGVVRFDGSGKANGRGAYVCASDECIDKAIKQKRFERSLNVKAVSENLAADLKAAAANAHSAGVNA; from the coding sequence ATGAAACAGCGCCACGTCCCGCTCAGAACCTGTGTCGTCTGCCGTGAAACGTCCGCCAAGCGGACGCTGCTCCGCATTGTGCGCGAGCCTGGCGACGAAGGCGTCGTCCGTTTCGACGGATCCGGCAAAGCGAACGGGCGGGGCGCGTATGTTTGCGCGTCGGACGAATGCATCGACAAAGCCATCAAGCAGAAGCGCTTCGAGCGCTCGCTGAATGTGAAGGCTGTATCCGAGAACCTGGCCGCCGACCTCAAGGCGGCGGCCGCAAACGCTCATTCTGCAGGAGTGAATGCGTGA
- the infB gene encoding translation initiation factor IF-2 has protein sequence MSGVRIYDLAKELKLTSNELLDVLKELGEPTKTASSTINDSAAEGVRKRVADRANGATNGASAPSSSNGNGNGAAKPAPAPAASASESPAANSGKVVDIPSVVSLKDFADLISIPAPTIQKKLMGLGVLASLNQKLSPEVVTRLAKSYGVPVNIVSPQSAPAAAPQAPAAPATTGVAAPQADAAPAAPPAAPKVAVVAAKPRQKPAGPVSRPPVVTIMGHVDHGKTTLLDAIRKARVVDTEHGGITQHIGAYQVSVEDPTNAGTMRKITFLDTPGHEAFSAMRARGAQVTDIAVLVVAADDGIMPQTIEAINHIKAAGVPMIVAVNKIDKDGANPTRVLTQLTEYDVMPEAYGGDVQTVELSAKEGLGLDDLLEKIILVTDAEIEPKADPSAPATGWVIEAEIDKGRGVVTTILVDQGTVKMGDSVVAGTTFGRIKAMVDDMGQRVKDAPPAFPVVILGLNGVPNAGDRFEVAKNEKAARQIAEERASDIKEDQMGSRRVMTLEDMQRHFKAGTTKTLNLIVKGDVQGSVEAIRQSLEKIDHPEVKVKFISSGVGSVGDSDIQLAAASQALVLAFNVRPEPGAVKMAEAEHVEIREYRIIYDLFDDVKKAMANLLDPIYEESALGVAEVRAVFRLPRSGGSIAGSYILEGKVVRNANVRVKRGGKLVAEGKIDTLKREKDDAREVAQGYECGILVPGYDPVEGDRIECYELKRIERTL, from the coding sequence ATGTCTGGTGTGCGTATTTACGATCTAGCAAAAGAACTGAAGCTGACGAGTAACGAACTGTTGGATGTCCTGAAAGAACTGGGCGAACCAACAAAAACGGCTTCAAGCACGATAAACGACTCCGCCGCCGAAGGCGTACGCAAGCGCGTCGCCGACCGAGCGAATGGAGCGACCAATGGCGCGTCCGCGCCTTCTTCCAGCAACGGCAACGGCAATGGCGCGGCGAAGCCCGCTCCGGCCCCGGCAGCTTCCGCCTCGGAAAGCCCCGCCGCCAATTCCGGTAAAGTCGTGGATATCCCGAGCGTTGTTTCGCTCAAGGATTTCGCCGACCTGATTTCCATTCCGGCTCCAACGATTCAAAAGAAACTGATGGGCCTTGGCGTCCTCGCGTCGCTGAACCAGAAGCTCAGTCCCGAAGTCGTCACGCGTCTGGCGAAGAGCTACGGCGTACCGGTGAACATCGTTTCGCCGCAGTCGGCGCCCGCCGCCGCGCCGCAAGCTCCGGCCGCGCCTGCGACAACCGGCGTCGCCGCGCCGCAGGCCGACGCCGCTCCGGCGGCTCCCCCCGCCGCGCCGAAGGTCGCCGTGGTGGCCGCGAAGCCCCGCCAGAAGCCCGCCGGCCCCGTCTCCCGCCCGCCCGTCGTGACCATCATGGGACATGTCGACCACGGCAAGACGACCCTGCTGGACGCGATCCGCAAGGCGCGCGTTGTCGATACCGAGCATGGCGGCATCACGCAGCACATTGGCGCGTATCAGGTCTCCGTTGAGGATCCGACGAACGCCGGGACGATGCGCAAGATCACGTTTCTGGACACTCCCGGCCACGAAGCCTTCTCGGCGATGCGCGCTCGCGGCGCCCAGGTCACCGATATCGCGGTCCTGGTGGTTGCGGCGGACGACGGCATTATGCCGCAGACGATCGAAGCCATCAATCACATCAAAGCCGCCGGCGTTCCGATGATCGTCGCGGTCAACAAGATCGATAAAGACGGCGCCAATCCAACCCGCGTTCTGACGCAGCTGACCGAATACGACGTCATGCCGGAAGCTTACGGCGGCGACGTGCAGACGGTGGAGCTGTCGGCGAAAGAGGGCCTGGGCCTGGACGACCTTCTGGAGAAGATCATCCTTGTCACCGACGCGGAGATCGAGCCCAAGGCCGATCCGAGCGCTCCGGCGACCGGCTGGGTCATTGAAGCGGAGATCGATAAGGGACGCGGCGTCGTCACGACGATCCTCGTGGACCAGGGAACCGTCAAGATGGGCGACTCCGTGGTCGCGGGAACCACGTTCGGCCGCATCAAAGCGATGGTGGACGACATGGGCCAGCGCGTCAAGGACGCGCCGCCGGCGTTCCCCGTCGTCATCCTGGGATTGAACGGCGTTCCCAACGCCGGAGACCGCTTCGAAGTCGCCAAGAACGAGAAGGCCGCTCGCCAGATCGCGGAAGAGCGCGCTTCGGATATTAAAGAAGACCAAATGGGCTCGCGCCGTGTGATGACGCTGGAGGATATGCAGCGTCACTTCAAGGCGGGCACCACCAAGACTCTGAACTTGATCGTCAAGGGCGATGTCCAGGGATCGGTGGAGGCCATCCGGCAGTCGCTGGAGAAGATCGACCATCCGGAAGTAAAGGTCAAGTTCATCAGCAGCGGCGTCGGCTCCGTCGGCGACTCCGATATCCAGCTGGCGGCGGCCTCGCAGGCGCTGGTCCTCGCATTCAACGTTCGTCCCGAACCGGGCGCCGTGAAGATGGCGGAAGCCGAGCATGTCGAGATTCGCGAATACCGGATCATCTACGACCTGTTCGACGACGTCAAGAAGGCGATGGCGAACCTGCTCGATCCGATCTACGAGGAAAGCGCGCTGGGCGTCGCCGAAGTGCGCGCCGTGTTCCGGCTGCCGCGTTCCGGCGGCTCGATCGCGGGCAGCTACATCCTTGAGGGCAAGGTCGTCCGCAACGCCAATGTCCGCGTCAAGCGCGGCGGCAAGCTCGTCGCCGAGGGCAAGATCGACACGCTCAAGCGTGAAAAGGACGATGCGCGCGAAGTGGCTCAGGGCTACGAGTGCGGTATCCTCGTTCCCGGTTACGATCCCGTCGAGGGCGACCGGATCGAGTGCTACGAGTTGAAGCGCATCGAGCGCACGCTCTAA
- a CDS encoding DUF503 domain-containing protein: protein MTMVIGVLTAELQIDGAESLKDKRQVLKSILAHLRNDFNVSASEVADHDIWRRATIGIALVTTDSRFANEVLDKVIDHLERDPRAELGHYEMEML from the coding sequence ATGACCATGGTCATCGGCGTCCTCACGGCGGAACTGCAGATTGACGGCGCAGAGTCGCTGAAAGATAAGCGCCAGGTGCTGAAAAGCATACTGGCGCATCTGCGTAACGATTTCAACGTCTCCGCATCGGAAGTTGCGGATCACGATATTTGGCGCCGCGCGACCATTGGGATCGCGCTGGTGACCACCGACAGCCGGTTCGCGAACGAAGTGCTCGACAAAGTGATCGACCACCTGGAGCGCGATCCGCGCGCGGAGCTGGGACATTATGAGATGGAGATGCTGTAG
- the rbfA gene encoding 30S ribosome-binding factor RbfA, with product MPATRKQRLQETLRAEISDIIRRDLRDPRFAKGLLSITEVEVTADLKHATVFFSVLGDEQARKEELAALKGATGHLRGELGRRKTVINVPEISFRYDDALERGGKMFEMLERIKREDAERAAAMPADDAAETEDGQVSSGAEDKEQAGA from the coding sequence ATGCCAGCGACTAGAAAACAGCGCCTGCAGGAAACACTGCGCGCGGAAATTTCCGATATTATTCGGCGCGACCTTCGGGACCCGCGCTTCGCCAAAGGGCTTCTCTCCATCACCGAAGTGGAGGTGACGGCCGACCTCAAGCACGCCACGGTCTTTTTCAGCGTTCTCGGCGACGAGCAGGCGCGCAAGGAAGAACTCGCCGCCCTCAAGGGCGCGACGGGGCATCTGCGCGGCGAGCTGGGCCGCCGCAAGACCGTGATCAATGTTCCGGAGATCTCGTTCCGGTATGACGACGCGCTGGAGCGCGGCGGCAAGATGTTCGAGATGCTGGAGCGGATCAAACGCGAGGACGCCGAGCGCGCCGCCGCCATGCCGGCGGACGACGCGGCGGAGACCGAAGACGGGCAAGTCTCTTCGGGCGCCGAAGACAAGGAACAGGCCGGCGCATGA
- a CDS encoding DHH family phosphoesterase: MSQDSIPDLSLTVPLAAEAIRQANTLVFACHVNPDGDALGSMIGLALALTPLQKKITLLSADGVPEMYKFLPGAELVQRGSDEAEFDLAIVLDSGDLSRVGASVLPVVERARKTIDIDHHVTANSFGDIRVLNSKAASTSEIVYALVLAMGLPIDKAIATCLFTGVITDTGSFRFQNVTPNTFHVAASLLEHGAPPAYISENVFENRSFAATKMLGATLSTLTSTANGRVIWAHASLEDFVALGATDEDTEGIVNYVRGVRDAEVGVFFREMPGGSVRISLRSRDTVNVAEIAAQFGGGGHKMAAGCSVARPLAEAEKLVIDAILAVLPAVS, encoded by the coding sequence ATGAGCCAGGACAGCATTCCCGATCTTTCGCTCACCGTGCCGCTGGCGGCGGAGGCGATTCGGCAGGCGAACACCCTGGTGTTCGCCTGTCATGTCAATCCGGACGGCGACGCGCTTGGCTCCATGATCGGACTGGCGCTGGCTCTGACGCCGCTGCAAAAGAAAATCACCCTTCTCTCCGCCGACGGCGTTCCCGAGATGTACAAATTCCTGCCGGGAGCCGAGCTAGTGCAGCGCGGGTCCGATGAGGCGGAGTTCGATCTGGCGATCGTTCTGGACAGCGGAGACCTGTCGAGGGTGGGGGCGAGCGTCCTGCCGGTCGTCGAGCGCGCGCGCAAAACGATCGATATCGATCACCACGTTACGGCGAACAGCTTCGGCGATATCCGTGTCCTGAACTCCAAGGCGGCGTCCACCTCCGAGATCGTCTACGCCCTGGTCCTGGCGATGGGGCTGCCGATCGACAAAGCGATCGCCACCTGCCTCTTCACCGGCGTGATCACGGACACGGGGTCGTTCCGGTTTCAGAACGTCACTCCCAACACCTTCCATGTCGCGGCGTCCCTGCTGGAGCACGGCGCGCCGCCGGCGTATATCTCCGAAAACGTCTTTGAGAACCGCAGCTTCGCGGCCACCAAGATGCTCGGCGCGACGCTTTCGACGCTGACATCCACGGCGAATGGCCGGGTGATCTGGGCGCATGCGTCTCTGGAGGATTTCGTGGCGCTGGGCGCCACGGACGAAGATACCGAAGGCATCGTCAACTATGTGCGCGGCGTGCGGGACGCCGAGGTCGGCGTGTTCTTCCGCGAAATGCCCGGCGGCTCCGTGCGGATCTCGCTTCGTTCACGCGATACCGTTAATGTCGCCGAGATCGCGGCGCAGTTCGGCGGCGGCGGCCACAAGATGGCGGCGGGCTGCAGCGTCGCGCGTCCGCTGGCGGAGGCGGAGAAGCTGGTGATCGACGCCATCCTGGCCGTGCTTCCGGCGGTCAGCTAA
- the truB gene encoding tRNA pseudouridine(55) synthase TruB encodes MANGFQNDPRMLGVLNVDKPAGMTSHDVVYRIRRVTRVKQVGHAGTLDPDATGVLLVCVGAATRIAEYLADEGKAYRAVLQLGSETDTEDASGQVLTQADASHITREDLERLLPSFTGEISQTPPMVSAVHHEGKRLYELARAGITVEREARTIRIDTLTLREFTPGPNATAVLDVECGKGTYIRTLCADLGKALGVGGHMASLRRTAVGGFHVDAAAPLETINPENVLSLMKPPAEALHGFPLQAVDDARRADILHGRAVPTGLADAPIVRVVDANQQLVALALADAGSLRPFKVFSTEHS; translated from the coding sequence ATGGCGAATGGTTTTCAAAACGATCCCCGGATGCTGGGCGTACTGAATGTCGACAAACCGGCGGGAATGACCTCGCACGATGTGGTCTATCGAATACGGCGCGTGACTCGCGTCAAGCAGGTTGGGCACGCCGGCACGCTGGATCCGGACGCCACGGGCGTGCTCCTGGTCTGCGTCGGAGCGGCGACACGGATCGCGGAGTATCTCGCGGACGAAGGCAAGGCGTATCGCGCCGTGCTTCAGCTCGGTTCGGAGACTGACACCGAAGACGCCTCCGGCCAGGTCTTGACGCAGGCGGACGCTTCCCACATCACGCGCGAGGATCTGGAGCGCCTGCTTCCCTCGTTTACCGGGGAGATTTCGCAGACGCCGCCGATGGTGAGCGCCGTGCACCATGAGGGCAAGCGGCTTTACGAACTGGCGCGCGCGGGGATCACCGTGGAGCGCGAAGCGCGAACGATCCGGATCGATACATTGACTCTGAGGGAGTTTACGCCCGGACCGAACGCGACCGCTGTCCTGGATGTCGAGTGCGGCAAGGGAACGTATATCCGGACGCTTTGCGCGGATCTCGGCAAGGCGCTGGGGGTAGGGGGGCATATGGCGAGCCTGCGCCGAACCGCCGTCGGCGGCTTCCATGTGGACGCCGCCGCGCCTCTTGAGACAATCAATCCCGAAAATGTGCTGTCACTGATGAAGCCGCCTGCGGAGGCGCTGCACGGCTTCCCGCTGCAAGCCGTGGACGATGCGCGCCGGGCGGATATCCTGCACGGCCGCGCCGTCCCGACCGGTCTCGCCGACGCGCCGATCGTGCGCGTGGTCGATGCGAACCAACAACTCGTCGCCCTGGCGCTTGCCGACGCCGGCTCGCTGCGCCCGTTTAAGGTCTTTTCCACGGAACACTCATGA
- a CDS encoding bifunctional riboflavin kinase/FAD synthetase, producing MKVIQGLDSQDLPLSNTVVAIGVFDGVHRGHQEIFHQTAREARSLQATPTILTFDIHPSQLLAPHSAPGLISTLDQRVGLIRKYGEIEAVLIAPFTREFASLSPLRFVEDILIGALGARHILVGADFHYGRNRAGTISTLLSEGAERGFAVTIVPPVLYQGARISSTLVREALAVGDVVAAADLMGHPFVYSGVVVEGKKLGRTIGYPTANLAPVEAEQIAPANGIYAGIAYLEGGRQARAAVSVGSNPTTDSDGRRKIEAYLMNGFQDDLYGQRVDLEFRQKLRDEQKFASLDDLTAQIARDVEDAEALLSQA from the coding sequence ATGAAGGTTATCCAAGGGCTCGATTCGCAGGATCTTCCCCTGTCCAATACCGTGGTCGCGATTGGAGTCTTCGACGGAGTCCATCGCGGGCATCAGGAGATTTTTCACCAGACGGCCCGCGAGGCCCGATCTCTTCAGGCCACGCCGACGATTCTTACGTTCGACATTCACCCCTCGCAGCTTCTTGCGCCGCACAGCGCCCCGGGCTTGATTTCGACGCTCGATCAGCGAGTCGGGTTGATTCGAAAGTACGGCGAGATCGAAGCCGTCCTGATCGCGCCCTTCACGCGCGAGTTCGCGTCCCTTTCCCCGTTGCGCTTTGTTGAGGATATTCTGATCGGCGCGCTTGGCGCGCGTCATATCCTGGTCGGCGCGGATTTCCATTACGGCCGCAACCGGGCTGGAACCATCAGCACGCTTCTTTCCGAGGGAGCGGAGCGTGGTTTCGCCGTGACGATCGTGCCGCCGGTACTCTACCAAGGGGCGCGTATCAGCAGCACGCTGGTGCGCGAAGCGCTCGCCGTGGGCGATGTCGTCGCCGCCGCCGATCTTATGGGGCATCCCTTCGTTTATTCTGGCGTCGTGGTCGAAGGCAAGAAACTGGGACGGACGATCGGCTATCCCACGGCGAACCTGGCGCCCGTGGAGGCCGAGCAAATCGCCCCCGCGAACGGGATCTACGCCGGGATCGCTTACCTCGAAGGCGGACGCCAGGCGCGCGCCGCCGTCAGCGTCGGCTCGAACCCCACCACCGACTCCGATGGCCGCCGTAAGATCGAAGCTTATTTGATGAACGGCTTCCAGGACGATCTCTATGGACAGCGCGTCGATCTGGAGTTCCGCCAAAAGCTGCGCGACGAGCAGAAATTTGCGTCGCTGGACGATCTCACCGCGCAAATTGCTCGCGATGTCGAAGACGCGGAAGCCCTTCTCTCTCAAGCTTAA